Genomic window (Lycium barbarum isolate Lr01 chromosome 2, ASM1917538v2, whole genome shotgun sequence):
GGGGGCTCAAAGAAAATGTAGGTACATGACGGTGTAAATTCGTCTACAACAGGACTATGAAGTCATACAGATAGGTTATTCAATTAATAACGTGCTCCTGAACAGTTTTTAGGTTATTTGAATACATAACAAATTGTGCATGAGTTTGGAGAAATTCAACTCACAATCCAGGAGATCTGGACACTGAAATAAGCTTCTGTGCCTTAAAATTGTCAATAACAGATTCGAAGTCACTACGAAGAGAGATCAGGGATCTCTGTCGAAATGCAAAAGCAGCACTAAACTGTTTAATCTCTTCTTCAAGGTCTTTCCTCCTCTTAACTTCAGCATTCAAATCTTCGAATACCTTTTCATTTTGGTTAGTAACCAGTTCGAGCTTCTCACTTGAAGAGGAaacattttgcatcaatacattCCTCTCTTCTTTCAAGAGATGAAACTCTCTTTCTAAGCTATTATATCTATCTCTGGAAGCAGCAAGAAGCTGATTATTGGCATCCAACTCCTTTTCCAATTTCTGGTACTTTTCCTGGATTGTTTTGATATCTTCATCCAGTTTCTTCTTCCAACAAGCAATCTCTCCACGCATAGTGCAGTCCTTGATCATGTTAAAAACATACACTTAAGAGAAAGGGGGAAAAGCGTCTATAACTATCAAGATGTTTAAGCTAAGACATGATTCCCATTTTGGGTTAAATACTGATGCTCATGGACCTCACAACTTAAATTGCCATGAGACTTGAACTTAGCAGATAATATCCCATTGTCAGAATCGAAAAACATGTAAGAATCAATAAGTGAGACCTTGAGAACTGTGACTGGGCAGCTACCTTATATTGGGAGCTGAGTGGTGGATTTCCTGAGATTTCATCCTCTGATAGTACAAGTGATGAAATTGTTCTATTCAACTGATCGTAAACCTTGATATGTTGCACTTCAATTGAAGAATTATTTCCAGTAGAGGACTTATCGCTGTCCATAGCTTCCGAGAAGTGAGATTCCAAAGTTGCAAAAAGACAAGTACCAATCTCACTTGTTGTAGAGAGCAATTTGGCCACTCCAGATTTGTCCGTACCTACAAATTTCTGTCCAAAGGACAAGAGAAGGCTGATATTACAAAGAGAACTTCACCAGCCACAGAAATTAGCCAACTTACACTATAAGCAGGCATTACCTGTATAACTGAAAAGACGTCCTTGTATATATCTTTACAAGTTGTCACAGACTCGCACAATCTTTGAGGGATCTCATGGATCAACAGTGCCTCTTGCTGGAGTTCAGATACCTCACTCATGAGCTGTTTATTTACTGATACTTGTTCTGCGTGTTGTCTCTGAAATTTAAAGATTAAAGGATAAGCTGAGAACTTAGTGCAGCCTGAAATTAGTTTGTCACCGTTCTCCTCAAATGACTGGTTCTATACTTAAAGAGGTGATGTCACTCAAAATTTAGTCTCTTGAAAAGAACTTGCACCAGGAATGAACAACTCAATCAGGAAAAACATCTTAAACAGTTGAATGTTAAAACAGGTGGTCAGTGACCTGTCAACTAAAGCAAGCATTAAGTAACAAGAAAACGATCTCAGTAGATACTTACCTTAAGTTCATCTCTTTCCTCTGAAACAAGTTCCAACTGCCTTCTGAGATCCTGTACCTCTTGCTTGTAATTCTCTATTGACAAATCCTGGTAGAAATACTGGTAAGTCTTACAAGCATGCATGGAAGGATTTGTTTATCAAGAATAAGGATTTGCGAAATAATTGGCTGACAATTGAAACTGCAAATCATAATGTTCGATACAGTTAATCCATGTTAACAATTATcaaatgaaaaagatgacttccCCATTCTGTACTCCCCCCCGGAGCGCTAAGAAAGAAGTTATAAATAAAGGGTGAGAACCTGCAGAAACTCGTGCTAATAACTATTTGCTCATCAGATTTGTAAAACATAAAGAAGGGTACATATAACTTTCCCAGTGTAACTAAAAGTAATGTAAAGCAAGTTGTGTCCTGCATTCTGTTGGGGAAGAGAGCGTAAACTACACTGGGGCACAATGGCATAACTACTAAAAGCAACTGTAGGACACAGAGTTTTGGTAAGAAGTAAGATTGCAGCAAAAGTGGActcacttcattttcatcatcGGGTAAAGATGGTTGAACTTTCACTGCAGGAGTCATATGAAGTGAATCAAGATCAGCAACAAAGCCTTTATTCATTTTCATCCATGTATCTTCATCTGCAAAATTGCTAAAGGCATCTGGCATTGGGCTGTATTCTGCCTGTTGAGTCCGTTGTGATCTCTTAGCAACAAAGGCATTGGGAACCGCCTTCATACAAGGCGTACTAAAAGCATCTTCCTGGCAATTGTTACTGCTACCGCTTTCCTCCTGGTGTTAAGAACAGAAACAGAAGAAATTGTCATTCAAATTAGAGCTCTCAGATAAACAGCATGAGGGAAACCATTATCTACTTTTTGGTAGTCAATTTAAAAAGTCAAGTTTATCAGCACGATGAAAGTACAAAGTGCTAGAAAATGAGAAAATTTTAAGGTTTACTTTCTCACATATAAACTAAGTAAACATTACGCACAAAGCTAGCAAAAATCCTGTATGTGTGGCTCCCATACACTTCCTTTGTAAAGACGTCATGGAGGACATCTCTTTGTTCTGTCATCTGTGCAAATCATCTTTTTGAACAACGAAGTTTATACCATAAGAGGGGTTCAAAGGACATGAGGAACAGAGATAAAAAAAATGCTAAAACCACAGAAATTTCAATGTGAAAGGAGATGGCACTGGTAAAAACTGTAAAATATCACTCTCATGTATGGGATGCCTAACCACATACACACAAACTGAAAAACACTATACTTTAAGAGATGAAAAAGAAACAGGAATTAGGACATGAAATCCAAGCATCTCATTGGGTCATAAGTGGAGTGTCACCTGAAATTCTAAAAAAGAGCTGAGCTCGGACAAAGGGACAAGATAGTCTAAGGAAGTCCACAGCAGCAGAATTCACATATCTTACCTGTGTAGCACGCCCATTAGAGTCTGAGAGGGATGCAAGATTACTGAGATTATGGATTTTTTTCTGTTGTTCAATAATGCATTGCTCTCGCTCTTTCTGTGATCTTCTCTCCTCCTCCAACTCCATGGCAAGCTTCTCCCGCTCTAATTCGTACTAATAAAATAAGAATAAACAGTCATGAGCTTATGCAAGATAAGATCAATCTTCTATctttaacaaaaataaaaaagtagTCATAAAAAATTACCGTCAGTAGATCATTTCTAAGTTTCAGTATCTCTTGCTCGAGCACCTCGGAATGTGATCCCTACGTAAGAGGTTTCATCCCATTTAAGAAAACTTTACGTGACTTATGAATATGAAGCCAGAGAGACAAGACAATCACCTGAAGTTTCATGCGCAGTTCCTCTATTTCCCTTTTTTGCCGCTTCAATAAGGCTGCATCATTTAGTATCTGCAAAGAAGTTGAACCACAATAAGCTTTGCCTTAAACGTCAAAGAAATAAGCCAGCAATTAATAAGAAGTTCCATTATTTGGTTTCACTGGGAAGAAAATCTGCAACAAAGGATTTGTGGTTTAACTGTTGCATCATTTAGGAACTTTCAGAAAAACGCATTTTATCGGTAGGGATTTGTTAAGCCTTGGTTATGACAGTAAAAGAATGTACTTCCTAAGTGCTGAAATTGAATTGGAGCGTGATTTGAATCTTTTGAATGCAAGCTATAGTGTCTGAGCAACTAGTATTAAACTAACCTTATTACAGTAAACTTCTATTTACAGGAACCTACGTGGCCATTTAATCTCATTAAGTGTTCCCTAGAGTGGATCATGAACTAGTAATTACATAAAAGGAATAGTAAATGGAGGCAGACCTCATTCACTTGAACACAGTTGGTGATCCGTTTAGCTCTGCTAGCAAATTGGAGTGTGCCCTTTGATTCCTCTATGTGAACCTGCAAATATGCATTGAGCTCTTTAAACTGATGTCCAGTTGATTCCTGCTGTCTCAACATGGGTAACAATAACTAGGTTACCTCTTCTGGTGCTACTGTGCAAATTATTGAAGTTTTAGCATTGCCACCCAGAGCAGGTTGAAGAATGCGAGTGAGTTTACTGTCACGGTAAGGAATGTGTCCCCTGCTCAAGTACATAATCAGTCACACGTCTGTGCTGTGCATGAACATACATTCAACAGAGGTTTCAAAAACAACTACCTTTGCTTTCCACCTTCACTTAGTTTATTGATAACATTACCAAGGATCATTAGACTCTTGTTAATGTGCTTTCCTTCCTTCAGACGAACTCCCCCAGCTCCAGTTTTGGCTATCCGTTCAGACCCAGCTAAATCTACTAAATTCTAGTTTCAGAGAGGTAAATGTTGACAAATTAGGAAATTAAATGAAGTAAACACTATAAATGAGGGTAAAGGGCAAGAAGCATGAAGGACCAGAAAGCTAAAAAGGATAAGAATGTTATGGATTTTGGATTCATGCTCTCCAGCCCAATGGGCTTCTTAATCAACTACAACAAATCAAAACCAAATGATATGCATTTACTTCTTTGCACCAAACAAAAACATAAATCAGATGATTCAAAAGAACTTGACATTCACAATGAGTTAATGACCAAGAAAAAGATAGTTCAACAACAAAAAGTACAAATTTTTGAGAATTTTCGAGATTCTTTGAGAGATCTATTACTCTTCTTGTAATCAATTCTAAGAATTTTTATATTAAAACCCCCCTAGGAATTCATATGGAATAATAAATTGCTTCCAGAGAACTTGAAGAAATGAATACCAACCAAAACAGAGACACGAACAGCATCATCAGGATTATGCTTTCCTTTGCTTTCAATTACCTGATTACAGAAAAGCAAAGGGAAAAGAAtcactcaatattctcatataaTAATTGGAGTCAATATGCATTAGCATTCAGTGGAAACATGACCAATTTACAGTTGACTCAAGATTATTACCATCCTGAAGATGGTGTGAGATCTACTGCTTCTAACATTCATGTTAGTTTCACCAAAATGCCTGTTAACTGCAAAATTTATTGCCACGTGTATTGAATGGGTAACACAGATAAAAAGAGTATCTTCAATAATTATAATAATCAATAAAAAGTAAACTAGTTCTGCAGAGAAGAGTGTCATGTATTATTGTTCATGATGTCAAACCTTCTCCTTGCTGAATGAGCTCAAGTACTTGTTCAGCATCATTTACGATTTCCTCCCTCAGTCCTGCAACAAAAACTCCACGCTGGTAGATAATATATATTAAGTTTTGTTGACATCAAAATAGACTTGTGAAAGTATATGATGTACTGTCCAATCCATAACTTACATCCAAACTTTCATGAATCTGCAGTTTCTGGTTCTCTACAGCAAAAAGATCATTAATGTCTTCATTGTAGATTTCCATATAAGAGACTCGAATCAGAAACTCCCTATTAGTCGTCTGAAAAAACAAGAAGTAAAGTaagtggaaaaaaaaaggaagcttTATTAGCAAATGCCAGTAGGAACATACAAGAACAAAAGCTGGAGAAAAAGAATATAATTATTCTACTGATAACAGAAGTTATTGTaacaaattaaaaagtaaataatACCATCTCAATTTTCTGAAATATCTCATTGACTGCACGCTGGATGATTCCTGGATCATTCTGAGTGCCGTTCATGGTAAAAGTTTTACCACTACTGGTCTGCCCATATGCAAAAGCAGTTCCTGAACAAAATTTCAGCTATAACATAAGGACCTTTTGAGTTGAGTAAAGTGTATTTTCGAGAGAATTTTCACATTAGACTAACACAAACACCATCTCTTCTTTAAAGCAGAAATGTTATTTCCCAAAACTAGGATTCAAAAGACTACATAAGGGATTAACTTgttatgaaaatacttaacataaaCTCAAAGCAGCAAAACTGGTTCAATGAATTTGTGAATTCTGCAAATGTTGATCAACAGATAACACATTCATTATGTTCTACCGTATTTTCCTACTGAAATTGACAAATTTGTCTATGTGGGGTTAGACGTCAGTCCTAAGTCTTTCCAATAAATTAAAAATTTGGCTCGCTATTCATTATAACCTCCGAAAATGTTATAAAAATCCTTGTTATAACAATCCTTAACATAAAGCTCAAAGCAGCAGAACCAGTTCCAATGAATTTATGAATTCTTCAAATGTTGATCAATCGATAGCACATTGTTTATGTTCTGATGTATCTTCCAACTGAAATTGACTAATTATTTAAGTGGAgttacaatagacccttgtggtccgccGTCCCTAGgacccgcgcatagcgggagcttagtgcaccgagcTTCCCTTCATTTAGCTATCAGTCCTCAccctttcccaaaaaaaaaagaaaaagaaaattggtATACTATTCCTTATAACCTCCCGAAATGTTACCTTTAAGCAAAACAATGAAGTTAACTatccctctgtttggatggttgtttcccgtagttcattaatgtacagtatggtatggtacagtatggtgttgtattgtactgCATTAATGAAcataatgtttggatagactgtatcattTGTTGTGGTCTAATACCATTTGTAttatttggtttgactgtatggtactgtataataacttgtaactcaggtaaagaataaaataggaactttaaaaaataagtaggcaTTGGGTGGgagtggtggaggggtgggtggtgtgaggtgggtggttgtgggataagGGTCGGGGTAGttggtggtagggtgggggtgagtggttatgggggtgggggtggtgaggggtagtgcgtaggggtgagttgttgtggggtggggttgggcagTGGTGGGGGTGGGTagcagaggagtggggtagttggggtgggggtgggtagtAGGGCGAGGGtggggtggggtataatggaaaaaccaccaaatctgtggttacaaaaattgggactttttatgattatataaccatgggatgaaccacgggtttacaacaccataccacataattttaaaaacaatggaaacaaacatggtttcatagaaaaccatacattaatgaaccacgggaaaccaccatccaaacaggggtagcAAAATTGTACTAAAATAAACGCAGCTACAATTGCctccaaagcaaaaaaaaaaaaaaaacacattcaCATACCATTGAAACCTTCAAGAGCAGCATGAATAACGTCCTTAGTAAGAAGGTCATAAACCCTAGCATTCGAACAATCCTGATCGAACACATGATCTGTCAAATCAACACTCAACAGGTcaaacttttacttcaaataaaCACACATATCTAATCACAGAAAAGTTTACGATACCAAATGTATAGGAGACACCGGAAGTAGGAGTGCCGAGAGACTTGTGTAAGGAAATGCGATTGTCTTCAACCTTCCAGAAGGTTCCATTGAAGTTCTCGTCGTTACACCGAGCAGGTCTAACTCGCACTGCTACACACACCTTTTCCATTGAAATCAAGCTGGATCTGATTGGGTTCAGAGAATTTGGGGATTTTACAAGTTTGAAAACGGCTATGGGCGGGGTTTTATTTGAATCTTTTTTTAGTCGTTGTTGGTTTGAATTTTGCTTTTTTTGCTTTACAGAAATGTCCTTGTTCCTGTCTTGAATTTACAAGTTATTTTGATGGGCTGATTAAAAGTGTAATTATGTTTTTGGGCCTGTGGACCGACATTCACAGTCCGATTAATGAGGTCCAGAACGCGATATGGACCGAATCACCCAACGGATTTAGCTGCAAAATTATTGTGTGATATTTGAAGGGAATGTTCAAACTCCAAGAATTAATTTGTTAAGTCTGTAATATTAAAATGAAATAATGTTGTTTTTGGCAGGGGCGGAGCTATAGTGTAACGTGGGTTCAGACAAATTCAGTAATTTTTTCGCAGACCGGGTATTTGCATTAGAAATTTCAGTAAATATATGTAACTATTAGGTGCAAACCCATATACAAAACCAAACAATTGGTTCAGCTGTAAGAAAGTGTGTAAGAAAGTCCTCGTGTTTGTCTTAAGCGGTTTCCTTATATTTTTTATGCTAAGAAAACATAATGCTGCGTGTGCAGATTTTCTTTTAAGACTTTAATAacaatttcttttcttccctATACGTTTTTctcagcaatatatatataaaaaaattaaaatattttttaaaaaaacaaaacataaaattgaAACTTAGAAAAAGCAAAAATCACGTTAACGTTTATATTTATATAGTGTTTTAGtggtttgttgttttttttttaatatgtatTTACCGGTACTCGTTCATTAGTTTGGCCGTGATTATATATTAGCTTGAGATGGTTGTCCTGTCTTAAAATTTCGAACCCACTAACCTCAAATCCTAACTTTGTCTCTGATTATTCTCTAGTAATATGAAAACACTGTAAATGTATTGTTTTGTTAGATATCACATGGTATATCTTTTGAATTCCAAGATAACTATTATTGGAGTTTCAAGTTCTACAAATCAAAATTGGCACAATGTGTTGGAGTTTAAATAAGTCTTGCTATGTAAAAGTGAAACTCCAAGATTATCTATAGTAAAAATCCTCTAGTTCAAACGAGCAATGAATTGAAGGTCCAAGTGGAACTCGATTTTTTTTCCTTGAATTCGAAATGGTGCAAGTGAAACTCCAGAGAATGTTCAAAATGGTGTAAGTGGAATTTTGTATAAAAACTCCATGACACTGTATTAGAGTTCTCTAAGAAGACAATTCAAACTTCATGAATCTTCGCCGAACTAATAAGTTCAAACTCCAGAAAATTCTTTGAAGTATGAACTGCACATTTCAAATTCTGTGAATTTTTCAAACTTCAGCACATTGTTGGAATTTCACATGTAAAATCTTTGAAGTCTAACAGATTGTACTAAAACTTTTTTATCTTTTAACTAAGGATATTTTTGTTCAAACTTTTATTTACGTATAGGAAGGCCTAAatttttggataaatttgagacGCTGTCAACAACTTGATCAGCAATCCAAAAAGTAATTATTTTGCCAATATTTTCCGTCAAATTGCTCTATTGTACTATTATCTGCTAAAATCATTTATTTTTTCTTCAACATTTTGGTCCATGTgagacttttcttttcttttttcaaaaataaataaacatcCTTATGGGGTCCATGTGAGGGTTCATAAAGGTTAGAACCTTAATGCTAGAGTAGGGCTCGATTGCTTTtccaaataagataaaataatcTTAGCATAAATAAAATACAATACGTGTGGTTGCTCTTGCTCTCTCTGCATTATGAGTACAACACTTGATTCATCATTTTGATTTTTCCTTTTATAACTTGAACAATAATATATGCACTTATATTATTTATGCATGATAGAATATGAAGTACGTTGTATAGTTAAAATTCTTGATCATAAACTATGGAGTTATATACTTAACGGCTAGTAATGCCGCTAAtcttatcttatacatatataaaagcAGGTCAAAGGCCCGCTGACGTGACATCACAGAAATGGAAGGttagtatttatctttttttataGATTTTTCAAGGGAAAAAACATATAAAAAATTACCGTCAGTAAATCATTTCTAAGTTTCAATATCTCTTGCTCGAGCACCTCGGAAAAAGTCAGATAAAAGTcagacttttcttttcttttttcaaaaataaataaatatcctTATAGGGTCCATGTGAGGGTTCATAAAGGTTAGAACCTTAATGCTAGAGTAGGGCTCGATTGCTTTtccaaataagataaaataaacTTAGCATAAATAAAATACAATACGTGTGGTTGCTCTTGCTCTCTCTGCATTATGAGTACAACACTTGATTCATCATTTTGATTTTTCCTTTTATAACTTGAACAATAATATATGCACTTATATTATTTATGCATGATAGAATATGAGGTACGTTGTATAGTTAAAATTCTTGATCATAAACTGTGAAGTTATATACTTAACGGCTAGTAATGCCGCTAatcttatcttatatatatataaaagcaagCTAAAGGCCCGCTGACGTGGCATCACAGAAATGGAGGGttagtatttatctttttttataGATTTTTCAGGGGAAAAAACATATAAACACGCTTTTAAAACTAAACAACGGCTAATAGCACCGCTTCGCCCTTTGCATCCCCAACAACCGCGGCCACAAAAAAACCCCATCAACATATCACCCTTATTTCCCCATCAAACGACCGATTCTTCATCCTTCTCTGTCCCTTCTTGCCAACATCATTCTCTTATTTCACCATTGTCACGCTGCCCAGAATAACACCAAACCCCGTCCCAGTTACATTCTCAACCACTATGCACCACTTCTGCCTGCGTACTTTTTTTAACTTACAGGGTAACCGGTTTCTTCGTCGACTTATTCTCATTTTTCACCTCTGAACATTTGTTTCACTCTTTTGCACCTAAAGCTAAGCGGAAGAAGAAAACTCGTACAGAGGCGAAGCCAGGATTCGAAGCTTGTTGGTTCGGGGttttaattctttaaagttactgggttcttaattaataatttgtacatatttgacaaaaattttaatacaaatatatggctcggacaaaagctactgggttcggccgaacccccacCCGAAGGGCTGGCTCCGCCCGTGAACTCGTAGCCATAGGCTCCACTCCCATTGTCATCATCTGCTTTGTGATTTTGAGTATGTTTCCAATTTCGGTGCGCAGTGCCGCCTAAGGCATAGAGAAAAATCAACAGAAGAGAAGTTTACCCCAATCTATGTATTCTAATTACTGATGCAGGACATGACGCCAGACCACATCCTACTCAGTTTTCCGCCTTCtgaaattaattatttttgtCTACATGATAACCGGGACTACAAGAGTTGAGGATAACTATTAGAAGTCTACTTGCTTGTATTGTTGATCCAAAATCCCTTTTACTTATTCAAATCGGTGGTTATACATTGTGACAACTTAAAGTTAATTAATTGATTTATCTGTATCTCATGCT
Coding sequences:
- the LOC132627748 gene encoding kinesin-like protein KIN-7N — translated: MEKVCVAVRVRPARCNDENFNGTFWKVEDNRISLHKSLGTPTSGVSYTFDHVFDQDCSNARVYDLLTKDVIHAALEGFNGTAFAYGQTSSGKTFTMNGTQNDPGIIQRAVNEIFQKIEMTTNREFLIRVSYMEIYNEDINDLFAVENQKLQIHESLDRGVFVAGLREEIVNDAEQVLELIQQGEVNRHFGETNMNVRSSRSHTIFRMVIESKGKHNPDDAVRVSVLNLVDLAGSERIAKTGAGGVRLKEGKHINKSLMILGNVINKLSEGGKQRGHIPYRDSKLTRILQPALGGNAKTSIICTVAPEEVHIEESKGTLQFASRAKRITNCVQVNEILNDAALLKRQKREIEELRMKLQGSHSEVLEQEILKLRNDLLTYELEREKLAMELEEERRSQKEREQCIIEQQKKIHNLSNLASLSDSNGRATQEESGSSNNCQEDAFSTPCMKAVPNAFVAKRSQRTQQAEYSPMPDAFSNFADEDTWMKMNKGFVADLDSLHMTPAVKVQPSLPDDENEDLSIENYKQEVQDLRRQLELVSEERDELKRQHAEQVSVNKQLMSEVSELQQEALLIHEIPQRLCESVTTCKDIYKDVFSVIQKFVGTDKSGVAKLLSTTSEIGTCLFATLESHFSEAMDSDKSSTGNNSSIEVQHIKVYDQLNRTISSLVLSEDEISGNPPLSSQYKDCTMRGEIACWKKKLDEDIKTIQEKYQKLEKELDANNQLLAASRDRYNSLEREFHLLKEERNVLMQNVSSSSEKLELVTNQNEKVFEDLNAEVKRRKDLEEEIKQFSAAFAFRQRSLISLRSDFESVIDNFKAQKLISVSRSPGL